The proteins below are encoded in one region of Microbispora sp. NBC_01189:
- a CDS encoding sensor histidine kinase, which translates to MSTAVWVMLCALCGVCGGVLGRALPRSEPPPGEGQVRGEAPGEAAFRALRVAGLAARSLRAAGLTRASARRSVRHLRTLLDTSGLVVATPDRVLARDGADEPADEAVLAEVRAATAMGRPRVVPASRGGGRRGVVVPLAVEGRVVGALAAYDARVGTALVRTATEVGRWLSGQLELAELDASRRRTLEAEARALRAQISPHFVYNSLTTIASFVRTDPERARELLLDFADFIRYALRRAADFTTLADELTCVDRYLLLEQARFGDRLRFTVQVAPEVLRVDVPFLCLQPLVENAIKHGMPGEVRVVIRDAGSEAHIWVEDDGVGMNPEQLHAALREQRTGIGLSNVDVRMRHIYGPGYGLVVETAPGKGTRIRLRIPKTRPRIRPGTGPARP; encoded by the coding sequence GTGTCGACAGCCGTGTGGGTCATGCTGTGCGCGCTCTGCGGAGTCTGCGGCGGCGTGCTCGGCCGCGCCCTGCCTCGTAGCGAGCCGCCGCCGGGAGAGGGTCAGGTGCGGGGCGAGGCGCCCGGTGAGGCGGCGTTCCGCGCCCTGCGCGTCGCCGGTCTGGCCGCGCGCTCGCTGCGCGCCGCCGGGCTCACCCGGGCCTCCGCCCGCCGCTCCGTACGGCACCTGCGGACGCTGCTGGACACCTCCGGTCTGGTCGTCGCGACGCCCGACCGGGTGCTGGCCAGGGATGGCGCGGACGAGCCGGCCGACGAGGCCGTCCTCGCCGAGGTGCGCGCGGCGACGGCCATGGGCAGGCCGCGCGTCGTCCCGGCGTCCCGGGGCGGCGGCCGGCGCGGGGTGGTCGTCCCCCTGGCCGTGGAGGGCCGGGTGGTCGGGGCCCTGGCGGCGTACGACGCGCGGGTGGGCACGGCGCTCGTGCGCACCGCGACCGAGGTGGGCCGCTGGCTGTCGGGCCAGCTCGAACTCGCCGAGCTCGACGCGTCGCGCAGGCGCACGCTGGAGGCGGAGGCGCGTGCCCTGCGGGCGCAGATATCCCCTCATTTCGTCTACAACTCGCTGACCACGATCGCCTCGTTCGTCCGGACCGATCCGGAGCGCGCCCGCGAACTGCTGCTCGACTTCGCCGACTTCATCCGGTACGCGCTGCGCCGGGCCGCCGACTTCACCACCCTCGCCGACGAGCTGACCTGTGTGGACCGTTACCTGCTGCTGGAGCAGGCGAGATTCGGCGACCGGCTGCGGTTCACCGTCCAGGTCGCTCCCGAGGTGCTGCGGGTCGACGTGCCGTTCCTGTGCCTGCAGCCTCTGGTCGAGAACGCGATCAAACACGGCATGCCGGGGGAGGTGCGGGTCGTGATCAGGGATGCCGGGTCGGAGGCGCACATCTGGGTCGAGGACGACGGCGTCGGGATGAATCCCGAGCAGTTGCACGCCGCGCTGCGGGAGCAGCGGACCGGCATCGGGCTGAGCAACGTCGACGTGCGCATGCGGCACATCTACGGCCCCGGTTACGGCCTGGTCGTCGAGACCGCGCCGGGCAAGGGGACCCGCATCCGGCTGCGGATTCCCAAGACCCGCCCCCGCATCCGTCCCGGTACGGGCCCGGCCCGTCCCTGA
- a CDS encoding deoxyribonuclease IV, whose translation MTPSNLIGGHVFVAGGLAKGGLTYASEIGAEMIQVFVTNPRGWALSAGDPAEDAKLRESGVPVFLHAAYLVNCGSPTPATLENSIAVIRHTLRRGAEIGARGVVVHTGSAVSQSREDAMRQIHERLLPVLDELPGDGPDLLLEPMAGQGRMLCATVQDLGPYLDALDHHPKAGVCLDTCHAFAAGHDLAAPGGVKEMLDALHEVAPGRLRLIHANDSKDPCGSKRDRHENIGAGHIGAQAFADLMRHPAAAGVPLCIETPGKVDKHREDIDLLKQLRSG comes from the coding sequence ATGACTCCTAGCAATCTCATCGGCGGTCACGTCTTCGTCGCGGGCGGCCTGGCCAAGGGCGGGCTCACGTACGCGTCGGAGATCGGCGCGGAGATGATCCAGGTCTTCGTCACCAATCCGCGCGGCTGGGCGCTCAGCGCGGGCGACCCCGCCGAGGACGCGAAACTGCGCGAGTCGGGCGTGCCGGTCTTCCTGCACGCCGCCTATCTCGTGAACTGCGGGTCGCCGACGCCGGCGACCCTGGAGAACTCGATCGCGGTGATCCGTCACACGCTGCGCCGGGGCGCCGAGATCGGCGCGCGAGGGGTGGTCGTGCACACCGGCTCCGCCGTCAGTCAGTCGCGCGAGGACGCGATGCGCCAGATCCACGAGCGCCTTCTGCCGGTGCTGGACGAACTGCCCGGCGACGGTCCCGACCTGCTGCTCGAACCGATGGCGGGGCAGGGCCGGATGCTGTGCGCCACGGTCCAGGACCTCGGGCCCTACCTGGATGCGCTCGACCACCATCCGAAGGCGGGCGTGTGCCTGGACACCTGCCACGCCTTCGCGGCGGGGCACGACCTGGCCGCCCCGGGCGGGGTGAAGGAGATGCTGGACGCCCTGCACGAGGTCGCCCCGGGCCGGCTGAGGCTGATCCACGCCAACGACTCCAAGGACCCATGCGGGTCCAAGAGGGACCGGCACGAGAACATCGGGGCCGGGCACATCGGCGCGCAGGCGTTCGCCGATCTCATGCGGCACCCGGCGGCCGCCGGAGTGCCGCTCTGCATCGAGACCCCCGGCAAGGTGGACAAGCACCGCGAGGACATCGACCTGCTGAAGCAGCTCCGGAGCGGCTGA
- a CDS encoding HAMP domain-containing sensor histidine kinase — MGNRRGSLLPRSGSIRARVTLTVAALSVLLAGVIAAGLCLLIRNRVETDVFNETSRVASEWIGSMRPGHIPPPAPTARVPLVQLTDSRGRVVLGDPVAGGRPLSAVRPASGNRFQDVTECSGDRCVMLTAARVPSLQAAEIWRGEPHYVYAGTDQPPSLRGHRLELLVSASGALLAVLWTWTTWRAAGRVLRPITVIGQRMSEITAHDLSLRVPQPRGRDEIARLARTANQTLDRLESAVAQQRHFAAVVSHELKSPLTGLRTGLEEALLYPEIDAREAIARSLPVAERLQRIIDEMLAFARLRNAPCASEPLDLGALVRAEVAARGGEIPVHARTEPGLRVLGSRVQLASVVTNLLVNAQRHATSRVDVTAEPVGGQALVTVLDDGDGIAEEDRERVFEPFVRLDAARRLDPGGSGLGLALCRAIAVAHEGSLRIEESPRGARFVLRLPLLAAVAPGRRAASRSTAA; from the coding sequence ATGGGCAACAGGCGGGGCTCCCTTCTTCCCCGTTCCGGCTCCATCCGGGCACGGGTGACGCTGACGGTGGCCGCGCTGTCCGTCCTCCTCGCCGGCGTGATCGCGGCTGGTCTGTGCCTGCTGATCCGTAACAGGGTCGAGACCGACGTCTTCAACGAGACGAGCCGCGTCGCGAGCGAATGGATCGGCTCGATGCGGCCCGGCCACATACCGCCGCCGGCTCCGACGGCGCGCGTCCCCCTCGTCCAGCTCACCGACTCGCGCGGCCGGGTGGTTCTGGGCGACCCCGTGGCCGGCGGACGGCCGCTGAGCGCGGTCCGGCCCGCCAGCGGCAACCGCTTCCAGGACGTGACCGAGTGCTCCGGCGACCGGTGCGTCATGCTCACCGCCGCGCGGGTCCCGTCGTTGCAGGCGGCGGAGATCTGGCGGGGCGAGCCCCACTACGTGTACGCCGGCACGGACCAGCCGCCCTCTCTGCGCGGGCACCGGCTGGAGCTCCTCGTCAGCGCCAGCGGGGCGCTGCTGGCAGTGCTGTGGACGTGGACGACCTGGCGGGCGGCGGGCCGCGTCCTGCGGCCGATCACGGTGATCGGGCAGCGGATGTCGGAGATCACCGCCCACGACCTGTCCCTGCGGGTGCCGCAGCCTCGCGGCCGGGACGAGATCGCCCGGCTCGCCCGCACCGCGAACCAGACGCTCGACCGGCTCGAATCAGCGGTCGCGCAGCAGCGGCACTTCGCCGCCGTGGTCTCCCACGAGCTGAAGTCTCCGCTCACCGGGCTCCGCACCGGGCTGGAGGAGGCGCTGCTCTATCCGGAGATCGACGCACGCGAGGCGATCGCCAGGTCCCTGCCGGTCGCCGAGCGCCTGCAGCGGATCATCGACGAAATGCTGGCCTTCGCCCGGCTCCGCAACGCCCCGTGCGCGTCCGAGCCGCTCGACCTCGGGGCCCTCGTACGCGCCGAGGTGGCGGCGCGCGGCGGAGAGATTCCGGTGCACGCCAGGACCGAGCCCGGGTTGCGGGTCCTCGGCAGCCGTGTCCAGCTGGCCAGCGTCGTCACGAACCTGCTGGTGAACGCCCAGCGGCACGCGACCTCAAGGGTGGACGTGACCGCGGAGCCCGTCGGCGGGCAGGCGCTGGTCACGGTGCTGGACGACGGCGACGGCATCGCCGAGGAGGACCGCGAGCGGGTGTTCGAGCCCTTCGTCCGCCTCGACGCGGCGCGGCGCCTCGACCCCGGTGGCAGCGGACTCGGGCTGGCCCTGTGCCGGGCGATCGCGGTCGCCCACGAGGGCAGCCTCCGCATCGAGGAGTCCCCGCGCGGCGCGCGGTTCGTCCTGAGGTTGCCGCTCCTCGCCGCCGTCGCCCCCGGCCGGCGAGCGGCGTCGCGCAGCACGGCCGCGTGA
- a CDS encoding response regulator transcription factor: MVVDDHPMWREAVARDLTEAGYEVVAATGEGRQALRVAAAVRPEVVVLDLHLPDLTGVEVARGLGASAAPPRVLVLSASAEEADVLEAVKAGASGYLVKSAGREEFLDAVRRTAEGDAVFTPGLAGLVLGEYRRLALRRPGAQEEEQRDGPRLTERETEVLRMVAKGLSYRQIAERLVLSHRTVQNHVQNTLSKLQLHNRVELVRYAIEKGLADLD; encoded by the coding sequence ATGGTGGTCGACGATCACCCGATGTGGCGGGAGGCGGTCGCCCGTGATCTGACCGAGGCCGGATACGAGGTGGTCGCCGCGACGGGGGAGGGCCGGCAGGCGCTGCGGGTGGCGGCGGCGGTCCGGCCGGAGGTGGTGGTGCTCGACCTGCACCTGCCCGATCTGACGGGCGTGGAGGTGGCCCGCGGGCTGGGCGCGTCGGCGGCGCCGCCGCGCGTGCTCGTCCTGTCGGCCAGCGCGGAGGAGGCCGACGTGCTGGAGGCGGTCAAGGCGGGCGCCTCGGGATATCTGGTGAAGTCGGCCGGCCGGGAGGAGTTCCTCGACGCGGTCCGGCGGACCGCCGAGGGCGACGCGGTGTTCACCCCCGGCCTGGCCGGGCTCGTCCTGGGCGAGTACCGCAGGCTCGCACTCCGGCGGCCCGGCGCCCAGGAGGAGGAGCAGCGGGACGGCCCCCGGCTGACCGAGCGGGAGACCGAGGTGCTGCGCATGGTCGCCAAGGGCCTGTCGTACCGGCAGATCGCCGAGCGCCTGGTGCTGTCGCACCGCACGGTGCAGAACCACGTGCAGAACACGCTGAGCAAGCTCCAGCTTCACAACCGGGTCGAGCTGGTCCGCTACGCCATCGAGAAGGGCCTGGCCGACCTCGACTGA
- a CDS encoding 6-phosphofructokinase — protein MRIGVLTGGGDCPGLNAVIRAVVRKGIGVYGHEFVGFRDGWRGPLEGDTMPLDIQAVRGILPRGGTILGSSRTNPIKIEGGVERIKENLAAQGVDALIAIGGEDTLGVAKQLFDRGVKVVGVPKTIDNDLNATDYTFGFDTAVNIAMEAIDRLHTTAESHHRALICEVMGRHAGWIALHAGMAAGANVILIPEKPFDIDKVCSYVESRFKTRYSPIIVVAEGAHPMEGQMALQAGELDAFGHVRLGGIGELLAKEIEKRTGKEARTTVLGHIQRGGTPTAYDRVLATRFGLGAIDAVHDGDFGKMIALRGTDIVRAGLDEATSELKTVPASRYSEAEVFFG, from the coding sequence ATGCGTATTGGAGTCCTGACCGGCGGCGGCGACTGCCCCGGTCTGAACGCGGTGATCCGCGCCGTCGTCCGCAAGGGGATCGGCGTGTACGGGCACGAGTTCGTCGGATTCCGCGACGGCTGGCGTGGGCCCCTTGAGGGCGACACCATGCCGCTCGACATCCAGGCCGTCCGCGGGATCCTGCCGCGTGGCGGCACGATCCTCGGGTCCTCCCGCACCAACCCGATCAAGATCGAGGGCGGTGTCGAGCGGATCAAGGAGAACCTGGCCGCGCAGGGCGTCGACGCGCTCATCGCGATCGGCGGCGAGGACACCCTCGGCGTCGCCAAGCAGCTGTTCGACCGCGGCGTCAAGGTCGTCGGCGTGCCCAAGACGATCGACAACGACCTCAACGCGACCGACTACACCTTCGGCTTCGACACCGCGGTGAACATCGCGATGGAGGCCATCGACCGGCTCCACACCACCGCCGAGTCCCACCACCGCGCGCTGATCTGCGAGGTCATGGGCCGCCACGCGGGCTGGATCGCGCTGCACGCGGGCATGGCCGCCGGCGCCAACGTGATCCTCATCCCGGAGAAGCCGTTCGACATCGACAAGGTCTGCTCCTACGTCGAGTCGCGGTTCAAGACCCGCTACTCGCCGATCATCGTCGTCGCCGAGGGCGCCCACCCCATGGAGGGCCAGATGGCGCTCCAGGCCGGCGAGCTCGACGCGTTCGGCCACGTGCGTCTCGGCGGCATCGGCGAGCTCCTGGCCAAGGAGATCGAGAAGCGCACCGGCAAGGAGGCCCGCACCACGGTCCTCGGCCACATCCAGCGCGGCGGCACTCCGACCGCCTACGACCGGGTGCTCGCGACCCGCTTCGGCCTCGGCGCGATCGACGCCGTGCACGACGGCGACTTCGGCAAGATGATCGCGCTGCGCGGCACCGACATCGTCCGCGCCGGGCTCGACGAGGCGACCTCCGAGCTCAAGACGGTCCCCGCCTCCCGCTACTCGGAGGCCGAGGTCTTCTTCGGCTGA
- the thiI gene encoding tRNA uracil 4-sulfurtransferase ThiI has translation MTMTALGEPCVLLKLGEVVLKGRNREIFEMRLRANIKHALKDHRVDIRQRHGVIALFLPSGTDVEVAEAVAARVSDVPGIVLVHLAWRVPKDPDTITKAGIELIRDSDEVARLARFAVRSRRRDKRFPLRSNELDRLVGGAINDTFGLPVDLSRPELTVHIEVDKDEAFLFTDGRPGQGGLPVGSSGRGLVLLSGGIDSPVAAYRMMRRGLRVDFLHFSGIPFTTSESIYKAYALVRNLDRFQGKSRLWVVPFGKAQQSIRNSGQDRLAVIAQRRLMLKTAEEVAHRIRAEALVTGDSLGQVSSQTLTNITAQDHAVDMPIMRPLIGLDKSEIMAEARRIGTLQISELPDEDCCTLLSSRQAETRAKIEDLKLIERRLDAEDLAAQLADSIQPYKLDV, from the coding sequence ATGACCATGACCGCCCTGGGAGAGCCCTGTGTGCTGCTCAAGTTAGGCGAGGTGGTCCTGAAAGGCCGGAACCGCGAGATCTTCGAGATGCGCCTGCGGGCCAACATCAAGCACGCGCTCAAGGACCACCGCGTCGACATCCGTCAGCGGCACGGCGTGATCGCGCTGTTCCTGCCGTCCGGCACCGACGTCGAGGTGGCCGAGGCGGTGGCGGCCCGCGTGTCCGACGTGCCCGGCATCGTGTTGGTCCACCTCGCCTGGCGGGTCCCGAAGGACCCGGACACGATCACCAAGGCCGGCATCGAGCTGATCAGGGACAGCGACGAGGTCGCCCGTCTGGCACGGTTCGCGGTGCGTTCGCGCCGCCGCGACAAGCGGTTCCCGTTGCGGTCCAACGAGCTCGACCGCCTGGTCGGCGGGGCGATCAACGACACCTTCGGCCTGCCGGTGGACCTGAGCCGCCCGGAACTCACCGTGCACATCGAGGTGGACAAGGACGAGGCGTTCCTGTTCACCGACGGCCGGCCGGGCCAGGGCGGACTGCCGGTCGGCTCCAGCGGGCGGGGGCTCGTGCTGCTGTCCGGCGGCATCGACTCGCCGGTCGCGGCCTACCGGATGATGCGGCGCGGCCTGCGGGTCGACTTCCTGCACTTCTCCGGCATCCCGTTCACCACCTCCGAGTCGATCTACAAGGCGTACGCGCTGGTGCGCAACCTGGACAGGTTCCAGGGAAAGTCGCGGCTGTGGGTGGTGCCGTTCGGCAAGGCGCAGCAGTCGATCAGGAACTCGGGGCAGGACCGGCTCGCGGTGATCGCCCAGCGGCGGCTGATGCTCAAGACGGCCGAGGAGGTCGCCCACCGCATCCGCGCCGAGGCGCTGGTCACCGGGGACAGCCTCGGGCAGGTCTCCTCACAGACCCTCACCAACATCACCGCGCAGGACCACGCCGTGGACATGCCGATCATGCGGCCGCTGATCGGCCTGGACAAGAGCGAGATCATGGCCGAGGCGCGCAGGATCGGCACGCTGCAGATCTCCGAGCTGCCCGACGAGGACTGCTGCACGCTCCTCTCGTCCCGGCAGGCCGAGACCCGCGCGAAGATCGAGGACCTCAAGCTGATCGAGCGGCGCCTGGACGCCGAGGACCTCGCCGCCCAGCTCGCCGACTCCATCCAGCCGTACAAGCTGGACGTCTGA
- a CDS encoding DUF6444 domain-containing protein, translating into MSISSVPKPSYDELAALVVRLSDMLEQASGELAKANARIADLEARLGLNSGNSSKPPSSDGLAKSAPKSLRKTGQRKPGRAKGHPGETLKMVDNPTRRERHEPHA; encoded by the coding sequence GTGTCGATCTCCTCCGTGCCGAAGCCGTCGTACGACGAGCTCGCGGCGCTGGTGGTACGGCTGAGCGACATGCTGGAGCAGGCCAGCGGTGAGCTGGCCAAGGCGAACGCGCGGATCGCTGATCTGGAGGCACGGCTCGGGCTCAACTCCGGCAACTCCTCCAAGCCTCCATCGTCGGATGGACTTGCCAAATCCGCGCCGAAATCGCTGCGTAAGACCGGGCAGCGTAAGCCTGGCCGGGCCAAGGGCCATCCGGGCGAGACGCTGAAGATGGTCGACAACCCCACCCGGCGCGAGCGGCACGAACCGCACGCGTAA
- the macS gene encoding MacS family sensor histidine kinase, translating into MGIEGPFWRAITVYRVASLAYAVLFVLGAGGYARPVVSWSVIGVMAVWTVATLALYPAARRVPLLAADLLVTVACLLATPYAQSPADAAAGVMPLTATWVAGPVLAYGVAGGRRAGAVAAAVVSAADLWLRGGSGVELASLQVNGAVLLFLAGVVVGHVARLAREAEERMRRAVLMEAAGRERERLARGIHDSVLQVLALVQRRGAEIGGEAAELGRLAGEQEAALRALVQAPPITRAPDLAPTGLRGRLRPAFAARGTRAERRTGAGAAPEPRTEPYAEPYADLRDLLRPYGTARVTVSAPATPLPLPAATAREVAAAVGAVLDNVVRHCPEGTRAWILAEEDDDAVVVTIRDDGPGIPDGRLEQAAREGRMGVARSIRGRVTDLGGTAAVISSPSGTEVELSVPAGERGEGGGRPWRRA; encoded by the coding sequence ATGGGCATCGAGGGACCGTTCTGGCGGGCGATCACGGTCTACCGCGTCGCGTCGCTCGCGTACGCGGTGCTGTTCGTGCTGGGGGCGGGAGGGTACGCGCGTCCGGTCGTGTCCTGGTCGGTCATCGGGGTGATGGCCGTCTGGACGGTCGCCACGCTCGCCCTGTATCCCGCCGCCCGGCGCGTGCCACTGCTGGCCGCCGACCTCCTCGTCACGGTCGCCTGCCTGCTGGCCACGCCCTACGCGCAGAGCCCCGCTGACGCGGCGGCCGGTGTGATGCCGCTGACGGCGACCTGGGTGGCCGGGCCGGTCCTCGCCTACGGCGTGGCCGGAGGACGCCGCGCGGGCGCGGTCGCCGCCGCGGTCGTGTCGGCGGCCGACCTGTGGCTGCGCGGCGGGAGCGGAGTCGAGCTCGCCTCGCTGCAGGTGAACGGCGCGGTGCTGCTGTTCCTGGCCGGAGTGGTCGTCGGGCACGTCGCCCGGCTCGCGCGGGAGGCGGAGGAGCGGATGCGGCGCGCCGTGCTGATGGAGGCCGCGGGCCGGGAGCGGGAGCGGCTGGCGCGCGGCATCCACGATTCGGTGCTCCAGGTGCTCGCCCTCGTGCAGCGCCGGGGCGCGGAGATCGGCGGTGAGGCGGCCGAGCTCGGCAGGCTCGCGGGGGAGCAGGAGGCGGCCCTGCGGGCGCTGGTGCAGGCCCCGCCCATCACGCGGGCGCCGGATCTCGCTCCGACCGGCCTGCGGGGACGCCTGCGACCGGCGTTCGCGGCGCGCGGGACGCGGGCGGAGCGCCGCACCGGCGCGGGAGCCGCGCCGGAGCCCCGGACCGAGCCGTACGCCGAGCCGTACGCCGACCTGCGCGACCTGCTGCGGCCGTACGGCACGGCCCGGGTGACCGTGTCCGCGCCCGCGACGCCGCTGCCGCTGCCCGCCGCGACCGCCCGGGAGGTGGCGGCGGCCGTTGGCGCGGTTCTCGACAACGTCGTGCGGCACTGTCCGGAGGGCACCCGGGCGTGGATACTCGCGGAGGAGGACGACGACGCGGTGGTCGTCACCATCCGCGACGACGGGCCGGGCATCCCCGACGGACGGCTGGAGCAGGCGGCCCGCGAGGGACGCATGGGCGTCGCCCGTTCGATCCGGGGACGCGTGACCGACCTCGGCGGTACGGCGGCCGTCATCTCCTCGCCGTCGGGGACGGAGGTCGAGCTGTCGGTCCCGGCGGGGGAGCGTGGGGAGGGCGGAGGACGGCCGTGGAGGAGGGCGTGA
- the aroF gene encoding 3-deoxy-7-phosphoheptulonate synthase has translation MVIVMTPEATQDDVEAITDLVAAAGGEAFASRGVNRTIIGLIGDVEQFSTLNLRAMPGVADVVRVSTPYKLVSRENHPDRSTVTVRGVPIGPGTVTLIAGPCAVETSRQTLEAAQMAKAAGATLLRGGAFKPRTSPYAFQGLGEAGLRILADVREQTGLPIVTEVVDAHDVALVASYADMLQVGTRNAQNFALLQAVGAAGKPVMLKRGMTATIEEWLMAAEYVAQRGNLDIVLCERGIRTYEPATRNTLDISAVPVVQRLSHLPVIVDPSHSGGRRDLVLPLTRAAVAVGADGVIIDVHPHPEQALCDGPQALVDGDLDGLAAIMRDFPPLVGRTAATVRETTVRETTTGGAAPAAPALA, from the coding sequence ATGGTCATCGTCATGACCCCCGAGGCCACCCAGGACGACGTCGAGGCGATCACCGACCTCGTCGCCGCCGCCGGAGGGGAGGCGTTCGCGAGCCGCGGCGTGAACCGCACGATCATCGGCCTCATCGGCGACGTCGAGCAGTTCTCCACGCTCAATCTGCGGGCCATGCCGGGCGTCGCGGACGTCGTGCGGGTCTCCACGCCGTACAAGCTGGTGAGCCGGGAGAACCATCCCGATCGCTCCACGGTGACCGTGCGCGGCGTGCCCATCGGGCCCGGCACGGTGACGCTGATCGCGGGCCCGTGCGCGGTGGAGACGTCGCGGCAGACGCTGGAGGCCGCGCAGATGGCCAAGGCGGCGGGCGCGACGCTGCTGCGCGGCGGGGCCTTCAAGCCGCGCACCTCGCCGTACGCCTTCCAGGGGCTGGGCGAGGCGGGGCTGCGCATCCTGGCCGACGTGCGCGAGCAGACCGGGCTGCCGATCGTCACCGAGGTCGTGGACGCCCATGACGTCGCGCTCGTGGCGTCGTACGCCGACATGCTCCAGGTCGGCACCCGCAACGCGCAGAACTTCGCGCTGCTGCAGGCCGTGGGTGCCGCCGGGAAGCCGGTCATGCTCAAGCGCGGCATGACCGCGACCATCGAGGAGTGGCTGATGGCGGCCGAGTACGTCGCCCAGCGGGGCAATCTCGACATCGTCCTGTGCGAGCGGGGAATCCGGACTTACGAGCCCGCCACCCGCAACACCCTGGACATCTCGGCGGTCCCGGTCGTCCAGCGGCTGTCTCACCTGCCGGTGATCGTCGACCCGTCGCACTCCGGCGGCCGGCGCGACCTCGTCCTGCCGCTGACCCGGGCGGCCGTCGCGGTGGGCGCCGACGGTGTGATCATCGACGTGCATCCGCACCCCGAGCAGGCGCTCTGCGACGGCCCGCAGGCCCTGGTCGACGGCGACCTCGACGGGCTCGCGGCGATCATGCGCGACTTCCCCCCGCTGGTCGGCCGCACCGCCGCCACCGTCAGGGAAACCACCGTCAGGGAAACCACCACCGGGGGAGCCGCGCCCGCCGCTCCCGCCCTGGCCTGA
- a CDS encoding sulfite oxidase-like oxidoreductase, whose protein sequence is MACVPETPEEETRLPPGQYVPRGRPVVHYGRVPAFRPETWRFQVFGETATGRIHEFSWEEFSSLPHTTIVSDFHCVTKFSIMGNEWGGFPASALLARVAPGPGVRHVMIWAEYGYSANLRLADFDRPTTLFATHLDEKPLSPERGFPVRLVVPHLYAWKSVKWVRAVEYLTEDRRGFWEERGYHNVADPWKEQRYSYQEEPGEGPP, encoded by the coding sequence ATGGCCTGCGTGCCGGAGACACCTGAGGAGGAGACGCGACTGCCCCCGGGCCAGTACGTCCCGCGCGGACGGCCCGTCGTCCACTACGGCAGGGTGCCGGCGTTCCGCCCGGAGACGTGGCGTTTCCAGGTGTTCGGCGAGACGGCGACGGGTCGGATCCACGAGTTCTCGTGGGAGGAGTTCTCCTCGCTGCCGCACACGACCATCGTGTCCGACTTCCACTGCGTCACCAAGTTCTCGATCATGGGGAACGAGTGGGGCGGCTTTCCCGCCTCGGCCCTGCTCGCCCGCGTCGCGCCGGGGCCGGGCGTACGCCACGTGATGATCTGGGCGGAGTACGGCTACAGCGCGAACCTCCGCCTGGCCGACTTCGACCGCCCGACGACGCTGTTCGCCACGCACCTCGACGAGAAGCCGCTGTCTCCCGAGCGCGGCTTTCCCGTCCGGCTCGTCGTGCCGCATTTGTACGCGTGGAAGAGCGTGAAGTGGGTGCGCGCCGTCGAGTATCTCACCGAGGACCGGCGTGGCTTCTGGGAGGAGCGCGGTTACCACAACGTGGCCGACCCCTGGAAGGAGCAGCGCTACTCATACCAGGAGGAGCCGGGCGAGGGCCCGCCGTGA
- a CDS encoding LytR/AlgR family response regulator transcription factor, whose translation MLRVLAVDDEVPALSELAFLLRQDARVEHVRTATDSGAALRDMVQMIADGERLDGVFLDVRMPGLDGLDLARLIGGFPTPPKLVFVSAHDCAVQAFELEAVDYLLKPVRPERLAEAVRRLSAAVAPPGADEDLETIPVELAGRTKFVARQDVCYAEAHGDYVRLHTAEAVYLVRMSLAALERRWAGSGFVRAHRSTLVNARHVSELRFDAGRVVLQVGGETLPVSRRLTRQVREQLVRQFRP comes from the coding sequence ATGCTGCGTGTCCTCGCGGTGGACGACGAGGTCCCCGCCCTGTCCGAGCTCGCCTTCCTGTTGCGCCAGGACGCCCGGGTGGAGCACGTGCGCACGGCCACCGACAGCGGGGCCGCCCTCCGCGACATGGTCCAGATGATCGCCGACGGCGAGCGTCTCGACGGGGTGTTCCTCGACGTGCGCATGCCGGGGCTCGACGGCCTCGACCTGGCCCGGCTCATCGGCGGGTTCCCCACGCCGCCGAAACTGGTCTTCGTCAGCGCCCACGACTGCGCCGTGCAGGCGTTCGAGCTGGAGGCCGTCGACTACCTGCTCAAGCCCGTGCGCCCCGAACGCCTGGCGGAGGCCGTGCGCCGCCTGTCGGCCGCCGTCGCGCCCCCCGGTGCGGACGAGGACCTGGAGACGATCCCCGTCGAGCTGGCCGGCCGCACGAAGTTCGTCGCCCGGCAGGACGTGTGCTACGCCGAGGCGCACGGCGACTACGTCCGCCTGCACACCGCCGAGGCCGTCTACCTCGTACGGATGTCCCTCGCGGCACTGGAGCGGCGCTGGGCGGGGTCGGGGTTCGTCAGGGCCCATCGCAGCACGCTCGTCAACGCGAGGCACGTGAGCGAGTTGCGTTTCGACGCCGGGCGGGTGGTCCTCCAGGTGGGCGGGGAGACGCTGCCGGTGAGCCGGAGGCTGACCCGGCAGGTGCGTGAGCAACTCGTCCGGCAGTTCCGCCCTTGA